In the Campylobacter sp. RM6914 genome, one interval contains:
- a CDS encoding DUF3737 family protein, with amino-acid sequence MKEIKEQKFMGERALFSAQSLILQNCIFKDGESPLKHSEQIRVTNSHFAYKYPFWYSKNIDVKDCTFSQMARAGIWYSSNLRFTDVLFEAPKAFRKSSQILLENITFTDAAETLWNCTDIRAKNISAKGDYFAMNCENVEFIGLNLVGNYSFDGCKNVHIKDSKLLSKDAFWNCENVVVENCVIIGEYLGWNSKNITLINCTVESLQGMCYIQNLVMRECMCADTTLAFEYSTVDVEILGKIHSVKNPLCGRIKAKEITEVIMDEDLVDPSKTEIITN; translated from the coding sequence GTGAAAGAGATAAAAGAGCAAAAATTCATGGGCGAGCGAGCACTGTTTAGTGCGCAAAGTTTGATTTTACAAAACTGTATTTTTAAAGACGGCGAGTCGCCGCTAAAACATAGTGAGCAAATACGCGTGACAAATTCGCACTTTGCTTACAAATACCCATTTTGGTATAGTAAAAACATAGATGTCAAGGACTGCACATTTAGCCAAATGGCAAGGGCGGGCATATGGTATAGCAGTAATTTGCGTTTTACCGACGTGCTCTTTGAGGCTCCTAAGGCATTTCGTAAATCATCTCAAATTTTACTTGAAAATATCACCTTTACAGATGCTGCCGAGACGCTTTGGAATTGCACGGATATAAGAGCTAAAAACATATCGGCAAAGGGTGATTATTTTGCCATGAACTGTGAAAACGTGGAGTTTATAGGGCTAAATTTGGTGGGTAATTACAGCTTTGACGGATGTAAAAATGTGCATATCAAAGACTCGAAATTGCTCTCAAAAGACGCCTTTTGGAACTGCGAAAACGTTGTGGTCGAAAACTGCGTGATAATTGGCGAGTATTTAGGTTGGAATTCCAAAAATATCACGCTGATTAATTGCACGGTTGAGAGCTTGCAAGGTATGTGCTATATCCAAAATTTAGTTATGCGTGAGTGTATGTGCGCGGATACGACTTTGGCGTTTGAGTATTCTACTGTTGACGTGGAAATTTTAGGCAAAATTCATAGCGTGAAAAATCCACTATGTGGACGCATAAAAGCAAAAGAGATCACAGAAGTGATAATGGATGAAGATCTCGTAGATCCTAGTAAAACAGAGATAATTACCAACTAA
- a CDS encoding aldo/keto reductase, translating into MQYKILNDGNKMPMLGFGVFQIEPNLTQKCVEDAISVGYRSIDTAQAYFNEEQTGAALRTAIEGGVKREELFVTTKIWINNMDSETKALKSIETSLKKLGLDYLDMLLIHQPYNDIYGTWRVMKRLKDEGVLKSIGVSNFYADRVADLCENTGVVPAINQLECHPFYQREALKKVLDSYGVAFWSWASFAEGKNDIFKNQILQSIGDKYGKSVAQVVLRWLIQRDILVIPKSVNVERMRENFDVFDFTLSDDDMKLISTLDTDKTLFFDHTDSERAKWIINVWKDKFK; encoded by the coding sequence ATGCAGTATAAAATTTTAAATGACGGCAACAAGATGCCGATGCTTGGCTTTGGCGTGTTTCAAATAGAGCCAAATTTAACGCAAAAGTGCGTAGAGGACGCTATATCAGTAGGGTATCGTAGTATCGACACGGCTCAGGCGTATTTTAACGAGGAGCAAACGGGCGCGGCGCTAAGAACGGCGATAGAGGGCGGCGTGAAGCGTGAGGAGCTATTTGTTACGACAAAAATTTGGATAAATAACATGGATAGCGAGACAAAGGCGCTAAAAAGCATAGAAACTTCGCTTAAAAAGCTAGGACTTGACTATCTTGATATGCTTCTCATACATCAGCCATATAACGACATCTACGGCACTTGGCGTGTGATGAAGCGACTAAAAGATGAGGGCGTGTTAAAATCGATCGGCGTTAGTAACTTTTACGCCGACAGAGTGGCTGACTTGTGCGAAAATACGGGCGTGGTGCCAGCTATCAATCAGCTAGAATGCCATCCGTTTTATCAACGAGAAGCGCTAAAAAAGGTGCTTGATAGCTACGGCGTGGCGTTTTGGTCTTGGGCGAGCTTTGCCGAGGGTAAAAATGATATCTTTAAAAACCAAATTTTACAAAGCATAGGTGACAAATACGGCAAAAGCGTGGCGCAAGTGGTGCTTAGATGGCTTATCCAGCGTGATATCTTAGTCATACCAAAGAGCGTGAATGTTGAGCGTATGAGGGAGAATTTTGACGTATTTGACTTTACTTTAAGCGATGATGATATGAAGCTTATCTCTACGCTTGATACGGATAAAACGCTATTTTTTGACCACACTGACAGCGAAAGAGCAAAGTGGATAATCAACGTTTGGAAAGATAAATTTAAATGA
- a CDS encoding aldo/keto reductase produces MKYTKLGNTDISVSRVCVGCMGFGDKDKGMAWSLPYNESAKIIKYTLEKGINFFDTAMVYSAGTSEEYVGRALNEYAKRDEVVVTTKFTPRTQAAIDQGVSGQKFITKCVDDSLKRMGMDYIDLYVYHWWDYHTPMEDIMQGLHEVVKAGKVRAIGISNCYAWQLAKANAYAEANNLTKFASVQGHYNLIFREEEREMVPLCREDNIALTPYSALAAGRLARLGDEKTLRLESDKVANSKYDATAAQDALIIARVAELAKKRGVSMSEISISWLISKTTSPIIGMTKPSNADGAVNAVNLTLTTEEIAYLEEPYVPHSIVGVMANEAMKKPGR; encoded by the coding sequence ATGAAATACACAAAACTAGGTAACACAGACATTAGCGTCTCACGTGTATGCGTGGGCTGTATGGGATTTGGCGATAAGGATAAGGGTATGGCGTGGAGCTTGCCTTATAATGAGAGTGCAAAGATCATCAAATACACCCTAGAAAAGGGTATAAATTTCTTTGATACAGCGATGGTTTATAGTGCCGGCACGAGCGAAGAGTATGTCGGAAGAGCACTAAACGAATACGCCAAGCGTGATGAGGTAGTAGTAACGACTAAATTTACACCACGCACCCAAGCCGCGATCGACCAAGGCGTATCAGGGCAAAAATTTATCACTAAATGCGTAGATGACAGCCTAAAACGCATGGGTATGGACTATATTGATCTTTATGTTTATCATTGGTGGGATTATCATACGCCTATGGAGGATATTATGCAAGGCTTACATGAGGTGGTAAAAGCCGGCAAGGTGCGAGCTATCGGCATCTCAAACTGCTATGCATGGCAACTAGCCAAGGCAAACGCATACGCAGAGGCGAACAATCTAACGAAATTTGCAAGCGTTCAGGGGCATTATAACTTGATATTTAGAGAAGAGGAGCGTGAGATGGTGCCGCTTTGCCGTGAGGACAATATCGCTCTGACACCGTATAGTGCGCTTGCCGCGGGACGTTTGGCTAGGCTGGGTGATGAAAAAACTTTGCGCTTAGAAAGCGATAAGGTCGCTAACAGCAAATATGACGCAACCGCCGCACAAGACGCTCTAATCATCGCTCGTGTCGCCGAACTAGCCAAAAAACGAGGCGTTAGCATGAGTGAAATTTCAATATCTTGGCTCATCTCAAAGACCACTTCGCCTATCATCGGTATGACAAAGCCAAGCAACGCTGATGGCGCTGTAAATGCCGTAAATTTGACACTAACGACGGAGGAGATAGCGTATTTAGAAGAGCCTTACGTACCACACAGCATAGTGGGCGTAATGGCAAACGAAGCGATGAAAAAGCCGGGTAGATAA
- the rarD gene encoding EamA family transporter RarD has translation MNESEQKKGLAFGLLAFFLWGCFPLFFRLYSPKIPALEILIHRIIWSIAVLALVLLLTRKFHQVMQLLKDKRTRNALLLSGTLIGLNWWAFVFAVSSGQILEAGLGQFITPLVSIMLGAILLKERISIMAKVAIFMVFAAVVLQVYLIGHLPIVSIVLGVSFAFYGVVRKGLKVPSFAALFVETFLLAPFCLAYFFYLEMTGISHFGVKFDGFLMIMSGLVTIVPLMIYGLATTRVNLNVLGFMQYLIPTMSVGLGIYFGEELSSGKLISFVLIWIALALVSVDGVKRKKG, from the coding sequence ATGAACGAAAGCGAACAGAAAAAAGGTCTAGCTTTTGGGCTTTTGGCATTTTTTCTATGGGGCTGTTTTCCGTTATTTTTTAGGCTTTATAGCCCGAAAATCCCGGCTCTTGAGATACTTATACATCGTATAATTTGGTCTATTGCGGTTTTGGCACTTGTGCTTTTATTAACTCGTAAATTTCATCAGGTGATGCAGCTTTTAAAAGACAAAAGGACTAGAAATGCCCTACTTTTGAGCGGAACCTTGATAGGACTAAATTGGTGGGCGTTTGTTTTTGCCGTAAGTAGCGGGCAAATTTTAGAAGCGGGTCTTGGTCAGTTTATCACACCCCTTGTAAGCATAATGCTTGGTGCGATCTTACTTAAAGAGCGTATTAGTATCATGGCAAAAGTTGCCATTTTTATGGTGTTTGCGGCGGTTGTTTTGCAAGTTTATCTCATAGGTCATCTACCTATAGTTTCGATTGTACTTGGCGTCTCTTTTGCATTTTACGGAGTTGTGAGAAAAGGGCTTAAAGTGCCTAGTTTTGCCGCACTTTTTGTTGAGACATTTTTACTAGCTCCGTTTTGTTTAGCATACTTTTTCTACCTTGAGATGACTGGCATCAGCCACTTTGGAGTGAAATTTGACGGCTTTTTGATGATAATGTCAGGTTTGGTTACGATAGTGCCACTTATGATATACGGTCTTGCCACAACTAGGGTTAATCTTAACGTCCTAGGCTTTATGCAATACCTCATACCTACGATGTCGGTCGGACTTGGCATATACTTTGGTGAAGAGCTATCAAGCGGCAAGCTAATCTCGTTTGTTCTGATCTGGATAGCGTTAGCGCTTGTTAGTGTAGACGGAGTGAAGCGAAAGAAGGGGTAA